A single Candidatus Zixiibacteriota bacterium DNA region contains:
- a CDS encoding lamin tail domain-containing protein, which produces MTDKVLNFLIRFFLLLCLLIIVFPPAAYSRVVLNEILANEPGSRVKLEWVELFNTDTSAIDLGGWTFISKSDTTIFPAGTSIPEKNYLILARKLVSVPPDSESFECYWGNGSGVWGDNPIENYPALEVKLSLTNSSGSVTLIDPQQNSSNFSWNKDAGDGVSWERISPSGTDSISNWGFCVYTKGNTPGEVNSITPVPNDLSITPFDLSTEPASPGENENFKLKVNVRNSGTSSSSENFLYFFCDYDFDGSLEENESLGTPFYIPPIPVNQDLTFSKKLSFPQGVYRLYVQIGEDDKEYNNQAFINIRVGQTLPEIVINEFLCSPGDNQPEWIELYNRTATPINLKNWRLGDSASQSLITNEDLNLFPGEYLILTENRSLFSSSFPEASCNVIEPLSWHILNNSGDKIVLKDSLGFTIDELSYTAEADIKGYSQERVSSEKVSSDQNNWWRSVDPKGSTPCKINSLQNSNSTEEVKLDINPNPFSPDGDGFEDQAGISYTIPFKSESTLKIYDIRGRLIRTLMDKAPQVSGVIFWDGKDNDGNIVKAGIYILYLKTSGPSSLSKKTTIVVAKR; this is translated from the coding sequence CTTTCCTCCAGCCGCATATAGCAGAGTTGTGCTGAATGAGATTTTAGCCAATGAGCCAGGCTCCAGGGTGAAATTGGAATGGGTCGAGCTTTTTAATACGGATACTTCAGCAATCGATCTGGGTGGATGGACATTCATAAGCAAGAGTGACACTACTATATTCCCTGCTGGAACATCAATTCCTGAGAAAAATTATCTAATCTTGGCGCGCAAGTTAGTCTCTGTTCCTCCTGATTCAGAAAGCTTCGAATGCTATTGGGGAAATGGGAGTGGAGTCTGGGGAGATAATCCCATCGAAAATTATCCTGCCCTTGAAGTCAAGCTCTCCTTAACCAATAGCTCAGGCAGTGTTACTCTAATCGATCCACAGCAAAATAGCTCTAACTTTTCCTGGAACAAAGATGCCGGAGACGGGGTTTCCTGGGAGAGAATTTCGCCTTCCGGCACCGACTCTATCTCCAACTGGGGTTTCTGTGTTTACACTAAAGGAAACACGCCCGGGGAAGTGAACTCCATAACCCCAGTTCCGAACGACCTGTCCATCACACCTTTTGATCTTTCCACTGAACCAGCATCACCCGGGGAAAATGAGAATTTCAAATTGAAGGTGAACGTCCGAAACTCAGGAACCTCTTCCTCCAGTGAGAATTTTCTGTATTTTTTCTGCGATTACGATTTTGACGGAAGCCTGGAGGAAAATGAGAGTCTGGGAACGCCCTTTTACATACCTCCTATACCCGTGAACCAGGATCTTACCTTTTCAAAGAAGCTTTCTTTTCCCCAAGGGGTTTACAGGTTATATGTCCAGATAGGTGAGGATGATAAGGAATACAATAATCAGGCATTTATCAACATTCGGGTAGGGCAGACACTTCCTGAAATAGTCATTAACGAATTCCTTTGCTCGCCTGGTGATAACCAGCCTGAATGGATAGAGCTTTACAACCGGACAGCTACCCCGATCAATCTCAAGAACTGGCGCCTGGGAGACTCAGCCAGCCAGAGCCTGATTACAAATGAAGACCTGAATCTGTTTCCGGGAGAATATTTAATCTTAACTGAAAACCGCTCCTTATTTTCCTCAAGCTTCCCTGAGGCAAGCTGTAATGTAATAGAACCTCTTAGCTGGCATATTTTGAATAATAGCGGAGATAAGATCGTTCTAAAAGATAGTCTGGGTTTTACAATAGATGAATTGAGCTATACCGCGGAGGCGGATATAAAAGGTTATTCCCAGGAAAGAGTCAGCTCTGAAAAAGTATCTTCTGATCAGAATAACTGGTGGAGATCAGTTGATCCCAAAGGTTCCACGCCTTGTAAGATAAACAGCCTACAGAATTCTAATTCTACGGAAGAGGTGAAATTAGACATAAACCCCAACCCCTTTTCTCCTGACGGAGACGGGTTTGAAGATCAGGCAGGAATAAGCTATACCATCCCCTTCAAGTCTGAATCAACCTTGAAGATCTATGATATCAGGGGAAGACTGATCAGGACCTTGATGGACAAAGCGCCACAGGTTTCAGGAGTAATTTTCTGGGACGGCAAGGATAATGATGGGAATATAGTAAAAGCCGGCATATATATTCTGTATCTCAAGACTTCCGGGCCGAGCAGCCTTTCAAAAAAGACAACCATAGTCGTGGCTAAAAGGTAG